A genomic region of Bacillus thermozeamaize contains the following coding sequences:
- a CDS encoding glycosyl hydrolase family 2, translating to MTDKPSNFVPSIHDPDYEKEYLSRPIDHRSLICDRGRPAEKLNGWWNFAVDPYDTCLRAKWYEEKTVDEDGRTLPLDYSFDQWETIRVPSCWNTERERYFLYEGSAVYTRKFQYVPRGEKRVFLKFGAANYEAKVFLNREYLGYHRGGSTPFCVEVTGKLQRENRILVVVNNTRKRTRVPCENTDWFNYGGLYRDVELIRLPAAFIKDFAVHLVPGSQFSRIRAAVWIDGADRGTARLTIRELGIDCPIPVENGSGTAVIDARPELWSPEHPKLYDVRLSFGEDEVIDRIGFREIRVDGTDILLNGEKIYLKGVSAHEESVNNGKAVTEDEIRENFRLAKEMNCNFMRLAHYPHTEKAARIADEIGLMLWEEIPVYWAIDFENEETYRDAENQLSELILRDRNRASVIIWSVGNENADTDARYRFMSRLVQRARELDPTRPVSAACMLDHVNHVISDRLADVLDIIGANEYYGWYQTNFDNLVKLFENSKPDKPVIVTEFGADAKPGHRGTRDEKGTEDCQLDIYEKQVRVLERISCVKGMSPWILYDFRCPRRLHFTQNFYNTKGLLSADKTHKKPAFYVMKDFYSRW from the coding sequence ATGACCGACAAACCGTCCAACTTTGTCCCTTCCATCCATGATCCGGATTACGAAAAAGAATACCTTTCCAGGCCCATCGATCACCGTTCCCTGATTTGCGACCGCGGCCGGCCGGCGGAAAAACTGAACGGTTGGTGGAACTTCGCCGTCGACCCGTACGACACCTGCCTCCGGGCCAAATGGTACGAAGAGAAAACCGTCGACGAAGACGGGCGGACACTGCCGCTCGACTACAGCTTCGACCAGTGGGAAACGATCCGGGTGCCGTCCTGCTGGAACACCGAACGGGAGAGGTATTTCCTCTACGAGGGAAGCGCCGTCTACACCCGCAAGTTTCAATACGTCCCGCGCGGCGAGAAGCGGGTGTTCCTGAAATTTGGCGCCGCCAACTACGAAGCGAAAGTGTTTTTGAACCGGGAATACCTCGGGTACCACAGGGGCGGTTCCACGCCGTTCTGCGTGGAAGTGACGGGAAAGCTGCAGCGCGAAAACCGGATTCTGGTGGTGGTGAACAACACTCGCAAGCGCACCCGCGTCCCTTGCGAAAACACCGACTGGTTCAATTACGGCGGCCTGTACCGTGACGTGGAACTCATCCGTCTGCCCGCGGCCTTCATCAAGGATTTTGCGGTGCATCTCGTGCCGGGAAGCCAATTTTCCCGGATCCGGGCGGCCGTCTGGATTGACGGGGCCGACCGGGGAACCGCCCGCCTGACGATCAGGGAACTGGGCATCGATTGTCCGATTCCGGTGGAAAACGGCTCCGGAACCGCCGTCATCGACGCCCGGCCGGAACTGTGGAGCCCGGAACATCCGAAGCTTTACGACGTCCGCCTGTCCTTCGGAGAAGACGAAGTCATTGACCGGATCGGATTCCGCGAAATCCGGGTGGACGGCACCGACATCCTGCTGAACGGGGAAAAAATCTATCTGAAGGGCGTCAGCGCCCACGAGGAAAGCGTGAATAACGGCAAAGCCGTCACCGAGGACGAAATCCGGGAAAACTTCCGGCTGGCCAAAGAAATGAACTGCAATTTCATGCGCCTGGCCCACTACCCCCACACGGAAAAGGCGGCCAGAATCGCCGACGAAATCGGCCTGATGCTGTGGGAGGAAATCCCCGTTTACTGGGCCATCGACTTCGAAAACGAGGAAACATACCGGGACGCGGAAAACCAGCTGAGCGAGCTGATTCTGCGCGACCGCAACCGGGCCAGCGTGATCATCTGGTCCGTCGGCAACGAAAACGCCGATACCGACGCGCGCTACCGGTTCATGAGCCGCCTTGTCCAACGCGCCAGGGAGCTGGATCCCACCCGTCCCGTCTCGGCGGCCTGCATGCTGGACCACGTCAACCATGTGATCAGCGACCGCCTGGCCGACGTGCTGGACATCATCGGGGCCAACGAATATTACGGCTGGTATCAGACGAATTTTGACAACCTCGTCAAACTGTTCGAAAATAGCAAGCCGGACAAACCCGTCATCGTCACCGAATTCGGCGCCGACGCCAAGCCGGGCCACCGGGGCACGCGGGACGAGAAAGGGACGGAAGACTGCCAGCTGGACATTTATGAAAAGCAGGTCCGCGTGCTCGAACGCATCTCCTGTGTCAAAGGCATGAGCCCGTGGATCCTGTACGACTTCCGCTGCCCGCGCCGGCTCCATTTCACGCAGAATTTCTACAATACCAAAGGGCTGCTTTCCGCGGACAAGACCCACAAGAAACCGGCTTTTTACGTCATGAAAGATTTCTATTCAAGATGGTGA